Proteins from a genomic interval of Streptomyces sp. NBC_01445:
- a CDS encoding nuclear transport factor 2 family protein, which translates to MTDFQAIADRVEIEALRGEFTDAAMMRDRARLASLFAEDGVLRMPDVPIEMNGREEIRTGGERLQAQWDFFVQNTHPGVIRIDGDTATGRAYMQEIARMQSGFQGLNYAIYHDRYRRTDEGWRFTERVYEIRYFDTTPLTGSAPAGDIHAAQEAR; encoded by the coding sequence ATGACCGACTTTCAGGCGATTGCCGACCGCGTCGAGATCGAGGCGCTGCGCGGTGAGTTCACCGACGCGGCGATGATGCGCGACCGCGCCCGCCTCGCGTCCCTGTTCGCGGAGGACGGCGTGCTGCGGATGCCCGACGTGCCCATCGAGATGAACGGCCGGGAGGAGATCCGCACCGGGGGCGAGCGGCTCCAGGCCCAGTGGGACTTCTTCGTGCAGAACACGCATCCGGGCGTGATCCGGATCGACGGCGACACCGCGACCGGCCGCGCCTACATGCAGGAGATCGCGCGCATGCAGAGCGGTTTCCAGGGCCTCAACTACGCGATCTACCACGACCGATACCGCCGCACCGACGAAGGCTGGAGGTTCACCGAACGGGTCTACGAGATCCGGTACTTCGACACCACCCCGCTGACGGGCTCGGCTCCGGCCGGGGACATCCACGCTGCTCAGGAGGCACGATGA
- a CDS encoding LUD domain-containing protein, with the protein MTVSTPATPFTGPAPADRLERAAAALAAHRFTVEILDDAAAARTRVQELIPEDASVFTAASETLRLSGIDDDINTSGRYRAAVKPRAVTMDRAAEADDIRRLIAVPDVVVGSVAALTETGSLVVASASGSQLPAYAGGAGRAIWVVGAQKVVPDLDTALRRLEEHALPLETARALEVYGQSSSVNQLLVLNAQPLTGQGIVLLLREAIGF; encoded by the coding sequence ATGACCGTCTCGACTCCGGCCACGCCGTTCACCGGCCCGGCGCCCGCGGACCGCTTGGAGCGGGCGGCCGCCGCGCTGGCGGCGCACCGCTTCACCGTCGAGATCCTGGATGACGCCGCCGCCGCGCGGACCCGGGTCCAGGAGCTGATCCCGGAGGACGCCAGTGTGTTCACCGCGGCCAGCGAGACGTTGCGACTGTCCGGCATCGACGACGACATCAACACCAGCGGCCGGTACCGGGCGGCCGTCAAGCCCCGCGCGGTGACCATGGACCGGGCCGCCGAAGCGGACGACATCCGGCGCCTCATCGCCGTCCCGGACGTCGTCGTGGGCAGCGTCGCCGCGCTCACCGAGACCGGCTCCCTCGTGGTGGCCTCGGCGAGCGGGAGCCAGTTGCCCGCGTACGCCGGTGGCGCCGGGCGCGCGATCTGGGTCGTCGGGGCGCAGAAGGTGGTGCCCGACCTGGACACCGCGCTGCGCCGCCTCGAGGAACACGCCCTCCCGCTCGAAACCGCCCGCGCCCTGGAGGTGTACGGACAGTCCAGCTCCGTCAACCAGCTCCTGGTCCTCAACGCGCAACCCCTCACGGGCCAGGGAATCGTCCTGCTGCTCCGCGAGGCGATCGGGTTCTGA
- a CDS encoding MarR family winged helix-turn-helix transcriptional regulator, translating to MQRETADEPLAEQVAADLSAVVGRLLRRLRTASPGGLLTPTQRTVLARLDGEGPATTAALARAEYVRPQSMRLTLAALEEQDFVARTPDPDDGRQSVVAITESGRHTLASVRAAKHSWLVQALAGELDDAELRTLAEATALMERLVEK from the coding sequence ATGCAGCGAGAAACCGCGGACGAGCCGCTCGCAGAACAGGTGGCCGCCGATCTGTCGGCCGTCGTCGGACGGCTGCTCAGGCGGCTGCGCACCGCGTCGCCCGGCGGCCTCCTCACCCCGACGCAGCGAACCGTACTGGCGCGCCTCGACGGCGAAGGTCCCGCCACCACGGCCGCCCTCGCGCGCGCCGAGTACGTGCGGCCCCAGTCGATGCGGCTCACCCTGGCCGCCCTGGAGGAACAGGACTTCGTGGCGCGCACGCCCGACCCGGACGACGGCCGTCAGTCGGTCGTCGCCATCACGGAGAGCGGCCGGCACACTCTCGCCTCGGTCCGCGCCGCCAAGCACAGTTGGCTCGTCCAAGCCCTGGCCGGCGAGCTCGACGACGCCGAACTGCGCACGCTCGCCGAGGCCACCGCGCTCATGGAGCGACTGGTGGAGAAGTGA
- a CDS encoding serine hydrolase domain-containing protein, whose product MTQHAPGIQGHCDARFDAVRATFEENFDERGELGAAFTVLIDGAPVVDLWGGWADAARTRAWERDTVVNVWSTTKGPTALCAHILIDHGLLDLDAPVATYWPEFAAAGKDGVLVRHLLSHRAGLAGLREPHSLEQLFDWELTTSRLAAQEPWWEPGTVSGYHALTYGFLVGEVVRRVSGLLPGAFLEREVTGPLGIDFTIGLPDKESGRAAEMVHPRAQADSEQTAIFAQLAPAALAALTNPIAGASEANTAAWRAAEIPAANGHGTARAVAALYGIVAGKGRSGDHQVLSPEAAERIREGQGSCRDLVLGAGFTHETELGLGLWLSGPNGSYGPNPRAVGHDGFGGSFGSADPESGVAMGYVMNRMGPHIADDPRKMALISAVYDALG is encoded by the coding sequence ATGACCCAGCACGCGCCCGGCATCCAAGGACACTGCGACGCGCGCTTCGACGCCGTCCGCGCCACCTTCGAGGAGAACTTCGACGAGCGCGGCGAACTGGGCGCGGCCTTCACCGTCCTGATCGACGGCGCGCCCGTCGTCGACCTGTGGGGCGGCTGGGCCGACGCGGCCCGCACGCGCGCGTGGGAGCGCGACACGGTCGTCAACGTGTGGTCGACGACCAAGGGGCCGACCGCCCTGTGCGCCCACATCCTCATCGACCACGGCCTGCTCGACCTGGACGCACCGGTCGCCACGTACTGGCCGGAGTTCGCCGCGGCCGGCAAGGACGGCGTCCTCGTACGGCATCTGCTGTCGCACCGCGCCGGGCTGGCCGGACTGCGCGAGCCGCACTCCCTGGAGCAGCTCTTCGACTGGGAGCTCACCACGTCCCGGCTCGCGGCGCAGGAGCCCTGGTGGGAGCCCGGCACGGTCTCCGGCTACCACGCGTTGACATACGGGTTCCTGGTCGGCGAGGTCGTCCGGCGCGTCAGCGGACTGCTGCCGGGCGCGTTCCTGGAGCGCGAGGTGACGGGCCCGCTCGGCATCGACTTCACGATCGGACTGCCGGACAAGGAGTCGGGCCGCGCGGCGGAGATGGTGCACCCGCGCGCGCAGGCCGACAGCGAACAGACCGCGATCTTCGCCCAGTTGGCGCCGGCCGCCCTCGCCGCGCTGACCAATCCGATCGCGGGCGCGTCCGAGGCCAACACCGCGGCATGGCGCGCCGCCGAGATCCCGGCCGCCAACGGTCACGGCACGGCGCGCGCCGTCGCCGCGCTGTACGGAATCGTCGCGGGCAAGGGCCGGTCCGGTGACCACCAGGTCCTGTCCCCGGAGGCCGCCGAGCGGATCCGCGAGGGTCAGGGCAGCTGTCGCGACCTGGTCCTGGGCGCCGGGTTCACGCACGAGACGGAGCTGGGCCTCGGCCTCTGGCTGAGCGGGCCGAACGGCTCGTACGGGCCGAACCCGCGCGCGGTCGGACACGACGGCTTCGGCGGCTCCTTCGGCTCGGCCGACCCCGAGTCGGGTGTCGCGATGGGCTATGTGATGAACCGGATGGGTCCTCACATCGCCGACGATCCGCGGAAGATGGCCCTGATCAGCGCCGTGTACGACGCTCTCGGCTGA
- a CDS encoding SulP family inorganic anion transporter has product MKRLVPRQDFAASLVVFLVALPLCVGVAVASGVPAELGLVTGIVGGLVAGSMPGSSLQVSGPAAGLTVLVYEAVQAYGLPVLGVIVLGAGLLQLLMGSLRLGRWFRAISVAVVEGMLAGIGLVLIAGQLYAMADTPAPASGPDKLAGLPGLLIDSASSSKALAALALGVGTIVVLLGWKRLPKAAQVVPAPLAAVGLATLAAAGFGLPVARVEVQGLIETVQPPGADAFGQLASVGVLGTVLAFTLIASAESLFSAAAVDRMHDGPRTSYDKELIAQGTGNTVCGLLGALPLTAVIVRSAANVQAGARTKASRVLHGVWLLLFAALLPAALGVIPVAALAAVLVHAGCKLIPVRQIAGLWREHRGEALILIVTAVSIVAVSMFEGVLIGLALAVAKTAWEASHVRLDVIDKGAGPIQVYLTGNATFLRLPKILDTLEALPQDRPVVLDLSGLHHLDHAFGTALRNWADRHSGAGTEPVKVTPGQATPGG; this is encoded by the coding sequence GTGAAGCGTTTGGTACCGCGGCAGGACTTCGCCGCGTCTCTCGTCGTGTTCCTGGTCGCCCTGCCGCTCTGCGTGGGCGTGGCCGTGGCGTCCGGCGTCCCGGCCGAACTCGGCCTCGTCACCGGCATCGTGGGCGGTCTGGTAGCCGGGTCCATGCCCGGCAGCAGTCTTCAGGTGAGCGGGCCCGCGGCCGGGCTCACCGTGCTCGTGTACGAGGCCGTGCAGGCGTACGGCCTGCCGGTGCTCGGCGTCATCGTGCTCGGGGCAGGGCTGCTCCAGCTCCTCATGGGCAGCCTGCGCCTGGGCCGCTGGTTCCGGGCGATCTCCGTAGCGGTCGTCGAGGGCATGCTCGCCGGGATCGGTCTCGTACTGATCGCCGGGCAGCTCTACGCGATGGCCGACACGCCAGCCCCCGCGTCGGGGCCGGACAAACTCGCCGGGCTGCCCGGCCTGTTGATCGACTCGGCCTCCTCGTCGAAGGCGCTCGCCGCGCTCGCCCTCGGCGTGGGCACGATCGTCGTGCTGCTCGGCTGGAAGCGGCTGCCCAAGGCGGCCCAGGTGGTGCCCGCGCCGCTCGCCGCGGTGGGGCTCGCGACGCTCGCGGCCGCCGGGTTCGGCCTGCCGGTCGCGCGGGTCGAGGTGCAGGGTCTGATCGAGACCGTGCAGCCGCCCGGCGCCGACGCGTTCGGGCAGCTCGCGAGCGTCGGGGTGCTCGGCACCGTCCTCGCGTTCACCCTCATCGCCTCCGCCGAGAGCCTGTTCAGCGCCGCCGCCGTCGACCGGATGCACGACGGGCCGCGCACGTCGTACGACAAGGAACTCATCGCGCAGGGCACCGGCAACACCGTGTGCGGGCTGCTCGGCGCACTGCCGCTGACGGCGGTGATCGTACGCAGCGCCGCCAACGTCCAGGCGGGCGCCCGCACCAAGGCCTCCCGGGTCCTGCACGGCGTGTGGCTCCTGCTGTTCGCGGCGCTGCTGCCCGCCGCGCTCGGCGTGATCCCGGTCGCCGCGCTCGCGGCCGTCCTGGTCCACGCGGGCTGCAAGCTCATCCCCGTACGGCAGATCGCGGGGCTGTGGCGTGAACACCGGGGTGAGGCCCTGATCCTGATCGTCACGGCGGTGTCGATCGTCGCCGTCAGCATGTTCGAGGGCGTGCTCATCGGTCTGGCGCTCGCGGTGGCGAAGACGGCGTGGGAGGCCTCGCACGTGCGGCTCGACGTCATAGACAAGGGCGCGGGACCGATCCAGGTGTATCTGACGGGCAACGCGACCTTCCTGCGGTTGCCGAAGATCCTCGACACCCTGGAGGCGCTGCCTCAGGACCGGCCCGTCGTGCTCGACCTGTCCGGTCTTCACCACCTCGACCACGCCTTCGGGACGGCGCTGCGGAACTGGGCGGACCGGCACAGCGGCGCCGGCACGGAGCCCGTCAAGGTCACTCCGGGCCAGGCGACTCCGGGGGGCTGA
- a CDS encoding TetR/AcrR family transcriptional regulator, with product MAAREQERTRRRLSTEERREQLLSVGARLFAQSTYDDVWIEQVAEIAGVSRGLLYHYFPTKRDFFAAVVQRESERMLRLTAAVPGIPVREQIAVGLDTFLGYVEAHGEGFRAFHRAEAAGDPAVRQVYRRGLAAQERQIVEALAADPDSSHIDGESPVLRLAVRGWLAFMVAVCLEWLDEPELSRDQVRDLCARALLGAITS from the coding sequence ATGGCCGCCAGGGAGCAGGAGCGCACGCGCCGTCGGCTGAGCACGGAGGAGCGCCGAGAACAGCTGCTCAGCGTGGGTGCGCGGCTCTTCGCGCAGAGCACGTACGACGACGTCTGGATCGAGCAGGTCGCCGAGATCGCCGGCGTCTCGCGCGGGCTGCTCTACCACTACTTCCCGACCAAACGGGACTTCTTCGCCGCCGTCGTCCAGCGCGAGAGCGAGCGGATGCTGCGCCTGACGGCAGCTGTTCCCGGGATCCCCGTGCGCGAGCAGATCGCCGTGGGCCTGGACACGTTCCTCGGCTATGTGGAGGCCCACGGCGAGGGCTTCCGCGCCTTTCACCGAGCCGAGGCCGCGGGCGACCCGGCCGTGCGCCAGGTGTACCGGCGGGGCTTGGCCGCGCAGGAGCGCCAGATCGTCGAGGCGCTCGCCGCCGACCCCGACAGCTCCCACATCGACGGCGAATCCCCCGTGCTCCGGCTCGCCGTCCGCGGCTGGCTGGCCTTCATGGTGGCCGTGTGCCTGGAGTGGCTCGACGAGCCGGAGCTGTCACGGGATCAGGTACGCGACCTGTGCGCGCGGGCCCTGCTCGGGGCGATCACGTCGTAG
- a CDS encoding cytochrome P450, with translation MAQLTQPATDSTPPKGFRSAELGWPGLDRIPHPPRRVPFVGDILGANVRTPVQDSMRIGKELGPVFRRKAFGNEIVFVWGTRFAADMADESRFAKHVGLGVANLRPMAGDGLFTAYNHEPNWQLAHDVLAPGFGRDAMAGYHPLMLDVAGRLMAAWDAREAAGEAVDVPGDMTKLTLETIARTGFGHDFGSFERERPHPFVTAMVGTLSFAQRRNVVPPALAPLLLRSAERRNAADMAYLNRTVDDVVAARRAASGSRTGGQGDLLDRMLEVAHPDTGERLSPENIRRQVITFLVAGHETTSGALSFALHYLAHHPDVLAKAREEVERVWGDADEPAYEQVAKLRYLRRVLDESLRLWPTAPAFAREATVDTTLGGIHPMRRGAWALVLTALLHRDPEAWGDDPEAFDPDRFAPAAVRSRAPHVFKPFGTGARACIGRQFALHEATLVLGLLLRRYDLHPEPGYRLRVAERLTLMPEGLRLNLGRRAKVRTAD, from the coding sequence ATGGCTCAGTTGACGCAGCCGGCGACGGATTCGACACCGCCGAAGGGCTTTCGCAGCGCCGAGCTCGGCTGGCCCGGACTCGACCGGATTCCGCACCCGCCGCGACGGGTGCCTTTCGTCGGCGACATCCTCGGCGCGAACGTGCGCACGCCGGTGCAGGACTCCATGCGGATCGGCAAGGAACTCGGGCCCGTCTTCCGCCGCAAGGCCTTCGGCAACGAGATCGTGTTCGTCTGGGGCACGCGGTTCGCCGCCGACATGGCCGACGAGTCGCGCTTCGCCAAGCATGTCGGCCTGGGCGTGGCCAATCTGCGGCCGATGGCCGGTGACGGCCTGTTCACCGCGTACAACCACGAGCCCAACTGGCAGCTGGCTCACGACGTACTCGCTCCCGGCTTCGGCCGCGACGCGATGGCGGGCTACCACCCGCTGATGCTGGACGTCGCGGGGCGCCTGATGGCGGCCTGGGACGCCCGGGAGGCGGCGGGCGAGGCCGTGGACGTGCCCGGCGACATGACGAAGCTGACCCTGGAGACGATCGCTCGGACCGGTTTCGGCCATGACTTCGGGTCGTTCGAGCGGGAGCGGCCCCACCCGTTCGTGACGGCCATGGTCGGCACGCTGTCGTTCGCGCAGCGCCGCAACGTGGTGCCACCGGCGCTCGCTCCCCTGCTCCTGCGGAGCGCGGAGCGGCGCAACGCCGCGGACATGGCGTACCTCAACCGAACCGTGGACGACGTCGTCGCCGCGCGGCGGGCCGCGTCCGGATCACGCACCGGCGGGCAGGGCGACCTGCTCGACCGCATGCTGGAGGTCGCCCACCCCGACACCGGGGAGCGGCTCTCCCCCGAGAACATACGGCGCCAGGTCATCACATTCCTCGTCGCCGGACACGAGACGACGTCGGGGGCGCTGTCGTTCGCGTTGCACTATCTGGCGCACCACCCCGACGTCCTCGCGAAGGCGCGCGAAGAGGTGGAGCGGGTGTGGGGCGACGCGGACGAGCCCGCGTACGAGCAGGTGGCCAAGCTCCGCTATCTGCGCCGGGTTCTCGACGAGTCCTTGCGGCTGTGGCCGACGGCTCCGGCGTTCGCCCGCGAGGCCACCGTCGACACGACACTCGGGGGGATCCACCCGATGCGCAGGGGCGCTTGGGCGCTGGTCCTGACTGCGCTCCTGCACCGCGACCCGGAGGCGTGGGGTGACGACCCGGAGGCCTTCGACCCGGACCGCTTCGCTCCGGCCGCCGTGCGTTCGCGCGCCCCGCATGTCTTCAAACCGTTCGGCACAGGTGCGCGGGCGTGCATCGGCCGCCAATTCGCCCTGCACGAGGCGACGTTGGTACTCGGCCTGCTGCTTCGGCGTTACGACCTGCACCCCGAACCGGGCTACCGGCTGCGCGTCGCGGAACGCCTGACGCTGATGCCGGAGGGCCTGCGGCTCAACCTGGGACGCCGGGCGAAGGTCCGTACGGCGGACTGA
- a CDS encoding cytochrome P450 family protein, whose product MTIPPVVPHRIDPAGGCPHAANARLLDQGVVAPVVLPGDVEGMVVLGHDALKDFLAHPDVAKSARHFTALVEGRIPDGWPLMTFATVPGMTTADDEDHRRLRSLVSRAFTARRVEALRPRVEELTGELLDALEAAVAEGEDVVELRRQFALPLPMSVICELLGVDEEFRGRLHHLSGQVVATDIGPREAVAANRELVSVLAAVAASRASRPGDDLTSALIAAREEDGDRLSEQELIGTLLLMIVAGHETTLNLITNAVRALCAHRDQLDLVLSGGASWSDVVEETLRWDSPVSYFPFRYPTCDLTVEGTVIPRGTPVLAGYSAAGRDRSAHGPDADRFDVTRASAARHISLGHGPHYCLGAPLARMEATIALERLFTRFPGLDVAAPDAELARKAGFVGNSVDQLPVRLRPVAGAA is encoded by the coding sequence TTGACGATCCCACCCGTGGTCCCGCACCGCATCGACCCGGCCGGTGGCTGCCCGCACGCGGCGAACGCGCGGCTGCTCGACCAGGGCGTCGTCGCCCCTGTCGTGCTGCCCGGTGACGTCGAGGGCATGGTGGTCCTCGGCCACGACGCCCTCAAGGACTTCCTAGCGCACCCCGATGTCGCCAAGAGCGCCCGGCACTTCACCGCCCTGGTCGAGGGCCGTATACCCGACGGCTGGCCGCTCATGACCTTCGCGACCGTGCCGGGCATGACGACCGCGGACGACGAGGACCACCGGCGGCTGCGGTCGCTGGTGAGCCGGGCGTTCACGGCGCGCCGCGTCGAGGCGCTGCGGCCGCGGGTCGAGGAGCTGACCGGCGAGTTGCTCGACGCTCTGGAGGCAGCCGTGGCCGAGGGCGAGGACGTCGTGGAGCTGCGGCGGCAGTTCGCGCTGCCGCTCCCGATGAGCGTGATCTGTGAACTGCTCGGTGTGGACGAGGAGTTCAGGGGACGGCTGCACCATCTGTCGGGGCAGGTCGTGGCCACCGACATCGGCCCACGCGAGGCAGTGGCCGCCAACCGTGAGCTGGTGTCCGTCCTCGCGGCGGTCGCCGCGTCCCGGGCGAGCCGGCCGGGCGACGACCTGACGAGCGCGCTGATCGCGGCGCGCGAGGAGGACGGCGACCGGCTGAGCGAGCAGGAGCTGATCGGCACCCTGCTCCTGATGATCGTCGCCGGGCACGAGACGACGCTGAACCTGATCACGAACGCCGTGCGCGCCCTGTGCGCCCACCGCGACCAGCTCGACCTCGTCCTGTCGGGCGGGGCGTCCTGGTCCGACGTGGTGGAGGAGACCCTGCGCTGGGACAGCCCCGTCAGCTACTTCCCGTTCCGCTACCCGACGTGTGATCTGACGGTGGAGGGCACGGTGATCCCCCGGGGCACTCCGGTGCTCGCGGGCTACTCGGCGGCGGGGCGTGACCGGAGCGCGCACGGCCCGGACGCCGACCGGTTCGACGTCACCCGAGCCTCGGCCGCCCGCCACATCTCGCTCGGCCACGGCCCGCACTACTGCCTGGGGGCGCCGCTCGCCCGCATGGAGGCCACCATCGCCCTGGAGCGCCTGTTCACCCGTTTCCCCGGTCTCGATGTCGCCGCGCCCGACGCGGAGCTCGCGCGGAAGGCGGGCTTCGTGGGCAACAGCGTCGACCAACTCCCGGTGCGCCTGCGGCCGGTGGCCGGGGCAGCCTGA
- a CDS encoding arylamine N-acetyltransferase family protein, which yields MDASRTDAYLRRIATPRPAAPTAQALRTLHLAHQRTVPFENLSIHLGEDISIDEDAIVAKLVDRHRGGFCYELNGGFAALLTALGFEVSLLQGRVYGKDGHLGIPYDHLALRVRTVDGADLLADVGFGAHSHFPLDLGERGEQRDPGGVFRIAETKEGDLRVSKDGVPEYLLEQRPRELRDFEAGCWYNSTSPQSTFTRSLVCSLVTDEGRLTLSGRTLKTTAGGERHSTELASDREVLDTYRDSFGIELDRVPPDPAA from the coding sequence ATGGACGCCTCACGCACCGACGCCTATCTCCGCCGCATCGCGACACCGCGCCCCGCGGCGCCGACCGCGCAGGCACTGCGCACCCTGCACCTCGCGCACCAGCGGACGGTCCCGTTCGAGAACCTCTCGATCCACCTGGGCGAGGACATCTCCATCGATGAGGACGCGATCGTCGCCAAGCTCGTGGACCGCCACCGCGGCGGCTTCTGTTACGAACTCAACGGCGGCTTCGCGGCGCTGCTCACCGCGCTGGGCTTCGAGGTGTCGCTGCTCCAGGGCCGGGTGTACGGCAAGGACGGGCACCTCGGCATCCCGTACGACCATCTCGCCCTCCGGGTCCGTACCGTCGACGGGGCCGATCTGCTCGCGGACGTCGGTTTCGGGGCGCACAGCCACTTCCCGCTCGACCTCGGTGAGCGGGGGGAGCAGCGGGACCCCGGCGGCGTCTTCCGGATCGCCGAGACGAAGGAGGGCGACCTGCGTGTGTCCAAGGACGGGGTGCCGGAGTACCTCCTCGAACAACGCCCGCGCGAGCTGCGGGACTTCGAGGCCGGGTGCTGGTACAACTCCACGTCGCCGCAGTCGACGTTCACGCGGTCGCTGGTCTGCTCGCTGGTCACGGACGAGGGCCGGCTGACCCTGAGCGGACGCACGCTGAAGACGACAGCCGGCGGCGAGCGCCACAGTACGGAACTCGCGTCCGACCGGGAGGTGCTGGACACGTACCGCGACTCGTTCGGCATCGAGCTCGACCGGGTGCCGCCGGACCCAGCCGCCTGA
- a CDS encoding nucleotidyltransferase domain-containing protein: MTTAEAHPAATTDLLDRFLTGLRETLPAPFSLWAHGSLAGGDYQEGRSDLDLIAVVPHPLKPDEETRLATLHEGIDAELPLAAHLHCSYMPHGDLDDPDRTHFTWAHREAYARPVTPITRRELHTYGLVLHGDAIAGTLPPVDDRTLREYILTDLTGYWRPRTGRPELWLENVWVDLGLMVLARATVTLRDGTLVSKAEALAVLTELGAPAEVVADIERRRYEGGPADTAPDPGWLTRRAELTLDWLVPALDRTVAEHTADS; the protein is encoded by the coding sequence ATGACTACAGCGGAGGCACATCCGGCGGCCACGACCGACCTGCTCGACCGCTTTCTGACCGGGCTGCGCGAGACACTGCCTGCCCCGTTCTCCCTGTGGGCGCACGGGTCGCTCGCCGGCGGGGACTACCAGGAAGGGCGCAGCGACCTCGACCTGATCGCCGTCGTCCCGCACCCGCTCAAGCCGGACGAGGAGACACGGCTCGCCACGCTGCACGAGGGAATCGACGCGGAACTGCCCCTCGCGGCCCACCTCCACTGCTCCTACATGCCGCACGGGGACCTCGACGACCCTGACCGTACGCACTTCACCTGGGCCCACCGGGAGGCCTACGCCCGCCCGGTCACGCCCATCACCCGGCGCGAACTCCACACCTACGGCCTCGTGCTCCATGGAGACGCCATCGCGGGCACCCTGCCGCCGGTGGACGACCGCACGCTCAGGGAGTACATCCTCACCGACCTGACCGGCTACTGGCGGCCCAGGACCGGGCGCCCCGAGTTGTGGCTGGAGAATGTCTGGGTCGACCTGGGACTGATGGTCCTGGCCCGGGCGACGGTCACCCTGCGCGACGGAACCCTTGTCAGCAAGGCCGAGGCACTCGCCGTCCTCACCGAACTGGGCGCGCCCGCCGAGGTCGTGGCGGACATCGAACGCCGACGGTACGAGGGCGGCCCGGCCGACACCGCCCCCGATCCCGGGTGGCTCACGCGCCGCGCGGAGTTGACCCTCGACTGGCTCGTCCCCGCACTCGACCGCACCGTCGCCGAGCACACCGCCGACAGCTGA